One Alkalispirochaeta americana DNA segment encodes these proteins:
- a CDS encoding FecR domain-containing protein produces MRFSRSDFLVSLGAALAVFCLGFAYYGEIQASSRGDETARVGHIVFRRRTATRRPARSLRWERLNNHALIYQGDTLRTAGQSEAGIIFDDGTTLDLLEHSLVALDFQGMIREIDFLEGTIYVGGDLQGSGLRSIRVGSARISADSAEAVTISGDAGEFSVDVAQGEAEIVTDQGKTIVVSEHSTYTLDTTTGEGRHRLHQVVPLWPRQNSRLIHQYQEEAIIPFRFSLAEEAVELLEEDRKFLLEIASSADFSSPLVEHHLMIPADAREVRSVSLPLGPGQWYWRLRTPSGDISSPVRRFAWHHLPPPRLLSPADNEDRSYRAGAPRVRFSWQESPGATAYLLEISQDREFSTGLRRFRTALPGLTLDELHQGSWYWRVHAVFPGEYLHPPEPSRERSFHLSARDDMEPVDLRQPAEGTFLEVLRLAEEGLSFSWLPREGARRYELILLGSPDPGQPLAKVQTEQPFLVLDPSALKGLAEERRLLWTVRWKDSEGSWSEVSPPRSLEIVDGRFALRALFPPDGYTLARSLGTEARFTWSRNFSAPTSVQISRDDDFSDPFLEERVQGESIFGRVWPPGTYHWRLRTYNVDGSVFLETPPRELRVVPPLDPPRLEYPAPGQEHLLLEGDLTKLRWTPVEGAGFYRMQLFREGQSGDPLFEERFLPDPSFEIPLGSLPSGTYRIVLQAFALESEKNSRLIGYRSTGTFSSRRLFPAELQEPPDQSSFPGLKALRQGVDLSWISREMSGTIDLELFRDGQRVEVPEFSGGDLSLGIHVENHASIHAATDPDTGETRVTLKRLPQGEYRWQIRSRYRGFDLSSRETRGFSVAPIPLLDPPVLEAPSRETVLGVSYLSRAEDLRFSWQPLAGANRYIFRLICEESRRSLLGDLLLEEPEFLLKDLSLLDRGTFRWEVRGQLREEPQVVIQEGASATSRFRVDLPDLRAPQLFLQDALYGY; encoded by the coding sequence ATGAGATTCTCCCGGAGTGATTTTCTGGTTTCCCTGGGAGCAGCCCTGGCGGTCTTCTGCCTGGGCTTTGCCTATTACGGGGAGATCCAGGCCAGTTCACGCGGCGATGAGACAGCCCGGGTAGGGCATATTGTCTTTCGTCGGCGCACTGCCACCCGCAGACCCGCCCGAAGCTTGCGCTGGGAGCGTCTGAACAATCATGCTCTCATCTATCAGGGCGATACCCTGAGAACGGCCGGTCAGTCCGAAGCAGGAATCATCTTCGACGACGGGACAACTCTGGACCTCCTGGAACACTCCCTGGTCGCACTGGATTTCCAGGGGATGATTCGCGAGATCGACTTTCTGGAAGGAACGATCTACGTAGGAGGAGACCTTCAGGGAAGCGGCCTGCGGTCGATTCGGGTTGGTTCCGCCCGGATCAGCGCCGACAGCGCCGAGGCAGTCACCATTTCAGGCGATGCCGGAGAGTTTTCCGTGGACGTTGCGCAGGGAGAGGCCGAGATCGTAACGGATCAGGGAAAAACCATTGTCGTTTCGGAGCATAGCACCTATACCCTTGATACCACCACAGGAGAAGGCCGGCACAGGTTGCATCAGGTAGTGCCGCTCTGGCCGCGCCAGAACAGCCGACTCATCCATCAATACCAGGAAGAGGCCATTATCCCCTTCCGTTTTTCCCTGGCCGAAGAAGCGGTCGAACTCCTGGAGGAAGACCGGAAGTTTCTGCTGGAAATAGCCTCGTCGGCAGATTTCTCGTCTCCTCTTGTGGAACACCACCTGATGATCCCTGCCGATGCCCGGGAGGTTCGAAGTGTTTCTCTTCCCCTTGGCCCTGGTCAGTGGTACTGGCGGCTTCGAACACCCTCGGGCGACATCTCCTCTCCTGTGAGGCGTTTTGCCTGGCACCATCTGCCACCGCCCCGTCTTTTGTCTCCTGCTGATAACGAAGACCGTTCGTATCGTGCCGGTGCTCCCCGGGTGCGCTTTTCCTGGCAAGAATCTCCCGGGGCAACGGCCTATCTTCTCGAGATATCGCAGGATCGGGAATTTTCCACCGGTCTGCGAAGGTTCCGGACAGCTCTTCCCGGACTCACTCTGGACGAGCTTCATCAGGGAAGCTGGTATTGGCGAGTCCACGCCGTCTTCCCCGGGGAATACCTCCACCCGCCAGAGCCCTCCCGGGAGAGATCCTTTCATCTGTCGGCCCGGGACGACATGGAGCCTGTGGATTTACGGCAGCCCGCTGAGGGGACCTTTCTTGAGGTCCTGCGCCTTGCCGAAGAAGGCCTCTCCTTTTCCTGGCTTCCCCGGGAGGGCGCTCGTCGGTACGAACTTATTCTGCTGGGTTCCCCCGACCCTGGGCAGCCCCTGGCGAAGGTCCAGACAGAACAGCCCTTTCTGGTTCTTGATCCTTCGGCCCTGAAGGGTCTGGCGGAAGAACGTCGCCTCCTGTGGACCGTGCGATGGAAAGATTCGGAAGGCTCCTGGTCAGAAGTTTCCCCGCCCCGATCCCTGGAGATCGTGGACGGCCGGTTTGCCTTGCGGGCGCTCTTTCCTCCCGACGGCTATACCCTGGCGCGATCGCTGGGGACCGAGGCCCGCTTCACCTGGTCGCGAAACTTTTCCGCGCCCACGAGCGTCCAGATATCCCGGGACGATGATTTTTCCGATCCTTTCCTGGAGGAGCGTGTCCAGGGCGAATCGATCTTCGGCCGGGTCTGGCCTCCGGGAACCTATCACTGGCGTCTGCGAACATACAACGTGGACGGTTCGGTCTTTCTGGAAACACCGCCCCGGGAGCTCCGGGTTGTTCCTCCCCTTGATCCGCCCCGCCTTGAGTATCCCGCCCCGGGTCAGGAGCATCTTCTGTTAGAGGGCGATCTGACGAAGCTTCGCTGGACCCCCGTGGAGGGGGCCGGTTTTTACCGGATGCAACTTTTCCGGGAAGGCCAGTCAGGGGACCCTCTCTTCGAGGAACGGTTTCTCCCCGATCCATCCTTTGAGATCCCTCTCGGGAGCCTTCCCTCCGGAACGTACCGGATCGTTCTTCAGGCCTTTGCCCTGGAATCGGAGAAGAACTCCCGTCTTATCGGCTATCGTTCTACCGGGACCTTCTCTTCCCGGAGACTCTTTCCTGCAGAACTCCAGGAGCCGCCGGACCAGTCATCCTTTCCCGGGCTGAAGGCCTTGCGCCAGGGAGTGGATCTCTCCTGGATCTCCCGGGAGATGTCCGGCACGATCGACCTCGAACTCTTTCGTGACGGCCAAAGGGTTGAGGTCCCGGAGTTCTCCGGGGGAGATCTCTCGCTCGGCATCCATGTCGAAAACCATGCCAGCATCCATGCCGCCACCGATCCCGATACCGGCGAAACCCGGGTTACCCTGAAGCGTTTGCCCCAGGGAGAGTACCGTTGGCAGATACGCAGCCGATACCGGGGGTTCGACCTCTCCAGCAGGGAGACACGGGGCTTCTCGGTTGCCCCGATCCCCCTTCTTGACCCTCCCGTTCTGGAGGCCCCGTCCCGGGAGACCGTCCTGGGAGTTTCCTATCTGAGCCGGGCCGAGGACCTTCGATTTTCCTGGCAACCCCTGGCTGGGGCAAACCGGTATATCTTCCGGCTGATCTGTGAAGAAAGCCGAAGATCCCTCTTGGGGGATCTGCTCTTGGAGGAGC